The Limanda limanda chromosome 14, fLimLim1.1, whole genome shotgun sequence genomic interval GAGTGTGTGTCAACACGAGTCACAGAGATGATCGCTCCTTTTCAAAAAATCCACATAAACCAATTAAATGTGAGCCTTTGTTGTTCCAGCGCAGGTCAGAGTGTGGCGTGCCGGAGCAACACGCCGGCGCTGTTGACTCGAATAATCAAGTTAACAACTGTCACAGAGACAAATCATCCGGGATTTTGGACACTAGTGACTGTGaggagaggctgtgtgtgtgtgttgtgtgtgtgttgtgtgtgtgttgtgtgttgctttTGCCTCATCCTGCTTTCCTTTCCACCCATTTCTGgccgctgctctctctctctccctccctccctctaccCCTCTGTCTGTGATGGGAATACTGAGTAAGATGCTATTTAATTTCGGTCTTTGTGAGCCGAAGCAGCActggaaaaagacaaaatccCACAGCTCCCACTTGTTTAACTGGTGTGTGTCCCCCAGTCAGATAACCCAATGAAGACGTCTCTTTTAACGTGGCATATGTTGGACTGATTGATATGCATGGGCTACACAATTTGTGGAAATATACAGTCAATACtattcacagatttttttttaaagaacaatgTCCCTGCAGGATGTTTGCAATTTGCAACTCCACTGATTtcacgtttttttttccccatttagAAAACGGTGAATTTATTGAcgaattcatttcatttccattgTCAACATTTAATTGTCGAGTGTTCTTTTGTCAAACACGACGGAGAATAATTAGAATTTAATtcgttttattacattttttgccAATTGTTGGATTTCAAAGCTTTTAAGAGGTTTAGTGTGGAAAAAAACTTttctgatttttctttttcattctgtcTCCACTCAGGTTTCATCTTGTTTACAAAGAGAGCTAGAAACACTGCGGAGCGAGCGGGGGGGGCGAGCCTCATGAGTCGGCCATCGACAAAATGGATTTAACTAAGATGGGTGTGATCCAGCTCCAGAACCCCAACCACCCCACGGCGCTGCTGCAGAAGGCCAACCAGATGCGTCTGGCCGGGACGCTGTGTGACGTGGTCATCATGGTGGACACGCAGGAGTTCCACGCCCACCGGACCGTGCTCGCCTGCACCAGCAAGATGTTCGAGATCCTCTTCCACCGCAACAGCCAGCACTACACCCTGGACTTCCTCTCACCAAAGACCTTCCAGCAGATTTTGGAGTACGCTTACACTGCCACGCTACAGGCCAAGGTGGAGGACCTGGACGACCTCCTGTACGCCGCCGAGATCCTGGAGATCGAGTACCTGGAGGAGCAGTGTCTGAAGATCCTGGAGACCATCCAGTCCTCGGACGAGAACGACGTGGCTAACGACGGCAGCacggaggaggatgaagagcgCAAGGGCCACAACGGAGCCAAGAACTCTAAACAGCATTCCATGGTGAGTCCCTATCTGACCCATTCCCAGCAGGTCTCCCTGTCTGGGATGGTGGACCAGAGTCCCTCGGTGTCCACCTCCTTCAGCGTCTCCAGCCTGAGTCCCACCAAAGCTGCCGTGGACAGCCTGATGAGCATCGGCCagtctctgctgcagcagggCTTCTCCGCCGAGCAAATCGTCCAGGCCAACGCCCACCACCTGATGACCGAGATCAAGACGGAGATGATGCAAGTGGACATGGGCGGCAACGGCCACGACAGCCCTCAGAACATGGAGTCCAGCGCCTCCAGCAACGGAGAGCGAAGCGGCGAGGACCGGAACCGGGACGGCCCCGGCACGCCGACCCGGAGCAGCGTGATCACCAGCGCCCGGGAGCTGCACTACGTCCGCGACGACGGCATGGGCGACCACCACGCCGAGGTCAGCCAGATGGGGCTGGAGGCGATGGCCGGGATGACGGAGAAGCACCTGGCTTCGCTGTACGCCCTACCCGTCAATCACAAGTCAGACGGCATCATGTCCATGCCGGTGTCCATGGCCTCCGCCCTCCCCATGTCCCCGGCCCTGGCCATGTCCATGGACTTCAGTGCCTACGGCGCCCTCCTGCCGCAGAGCTTCATCCAGAGGGAGTTCTTCAGCAAGCTGGGGGAGCTGGCGGTCGGCCTGAAGCCGGACGGCAGGAACCAGC includes:
- the zbtb16a gene encoding zinc finger and BTB domain-containing protein 16-A: MDLTKMGVIQLQNPNHPTALLQKANQMRLAGTLCDVVIMVDTQEFHAHRTVLACTSKMFEILFHRNSQHYTLDFLSPKTFQQILEYAYTATLQAKVEDLDDLLYAAEILEIEYLEEQCLKILETIQSSDENDVANDGSTEEDEERKGHNGAKNSKQHSMVSPYLTHSQQVSLSGMVDQSPSVSTSFSVSSLSPTKAAVDSLMSIGQSLLQQGFSAEQIVQANAHHLMTEIKTEMMQVDMGGNGHDSPQNMESSASSNGERSGEDRNRDGPGTPTRSSVITSARELHYVRDDGMGDHHAEVSQMGLEAMAGMTEKHLASLYALPVNHKSDGIMSMPVSMASALPMSPALAMSMDFSAYGALLPQSFIQREFFSKLGELAVGLKPDGRNQHERCNVCGAELPDNESVEQHRKMHSGMKTYGCELCGKSFLDSLRLRMHLLSHSAGEKAIVCDQCGAQFQTEESLEAHRKIHTGSDMAIFCLLCGKRFQTQPALQQHMEVHAGVRSYICSECNRTFPSHTALKRHLRSHTAGDHPYECEFCGSCFRDESTLKGHKRIHTGEKPYECNGCGKKFSLKHQLETHYRVHTGEKPFECKLCHQRSRDYSAMIKHLRTHNGASPYQCTICLEYCPSLSSMQKHMKGHKPEDVPPDWRIEKTYLYLCYV